Proteins from one Falco naumanni isolate bFalNau1 chromosome 10, bFalNau1.pat, whole genome shotgun sequence genomic window:
- the PCMTD2 gene encoding protein-L-isoaspartate O-methyltransferase domain-containing protein 2 isoform X1 — translation MGGAVSAGEDNDELIDNLKEAQYIRTELVEQAFRAIDRADYYLEEFKDNAYKDLAWKHGNIHLSAPCIYSEVMEALDLQPGLSFLNLGSGTGYLSSMVGLILGPFGVNHGVELHSDVIEYAKQKLDFFIKTSDSFDKFEFCEPSFVTGNCLEISPDCTQYDRVYCGAGVQKEHEDYMKNLLKVGGILVMPLEEKLTKITRTGPSAWETKKILAVSFAPLIQPNHADSGKSRLVHLPPVAVRSLQDLARIAIRGTIKKIIHQETMSKNGNGLKNPPRFKRRRVRRRRMETIVFLDKEVFASRISNPSDDNNNCEDIEDERREEEETKPSELKPDPPVNFLREKVLSLPLPDPLKYYLLYYREK, via the exons ATGGGAGGTGCAGTGAGTGCAGGAGAAGATAACGATGAATTAATTGATAACCTGAAGGAGGCACAATACATCCGGACAGAACTGGTAGAGCAGGCATTCCGAGCCATTGATCGAGCAGACTACTACCTAGAAGAGTTCAAAGATAATGCCTACAAGGACTTGGCATGGAAGCATGGAAATATTCATCTCTCAGCACCATGCATTTACTCTGAGGTGATGGAAGCTTTGGATCTGCAACCAGGGCTGTCATTTTTGAATCTTGGCAGTGGCACTGGTTATCTGAGTTCTATGGTTGGACTCATCTTGG GTCCTTTTGGTGTTAACCATGGTGTGGAGCTTCATTCCGATGTGATCGAATATGCGAAGCAGAAATTGGACTTCTTCATTAAAACAAGTGACAGCTTTGACAA atttGAATTTTGTGAGCCATCTTTCGTTACCGGCAATTGTTTAGAGATTTCCCCGGACTGCACTCAGTATGACCGTGTTTACTGTGGTGCTGGAGTACAGAAGGAACATGAAGACTACATGAAGAACCTGTTGAAAGTTGGGGGAATTCTTGTCATGCCTCTAGAAGAGAAG ttgaCTAAGATAACTCGTACTGGCCCTTCTGCCTGGGAGACCAAGAAGattcttgctgtttcttttgctcCTTTGATTCAGCCTAACCACGCAGATTCAGGAAAATCAAGGCTTGTTCACTTGC cCCCAGTGGCTGTTCGCAGCCTCCAGGATCTGGCTCGCATAGCCATCCGAggaaccattaaaaaaattatacatcAAGAAACAATGagcaaaaatggaaatgggCTGAAGAACCCCCCAAGATTTAAACGAAGACGTGTGCGTCGCCGTCGCATGGAAACTATTGTTTTCTTGGACAAAGAGGTCTTCGCTAGTCGTATCTCCAACCCATCAGATGATAACAACAACTGTGAGGATATCGAGGATGAGAGAcgagaagaggaagaaactaAACCCTCTGAACTAAAGCCAGATCCTCCTGTAAACTTTCTGAGAGAAAAGGTCTTGAGTCTGCCTTTGCCTGATCCTTTGAAATATTACCTGCTTTATTACAgggaaaagtaa
- the PCMTD2 gene encoding protein-L-isoaspartate O-methyltransferase domain-containing protein 2 isoform X2 → MKNLLKVGGILVMPLEEKLTKITRTGPSAWETKKILAVSFAPLIQPNHADSGKSRLVHLPPVAVRSLQDLARIAIRGTIKKIIHQETMSKNGNGLKNPPRFKRRRVRRRRMETIVFLDKEVFASRISNPSDDNNNCEDIEDERREEEETKPSELKPDPPVNFLREKVLSLPLPDPLKYYLLYYREK, encoded by the exons ATGAAGAACCTGTTGAAAGTTGGGGGAATTCTTGTCATGCCTCTAGAAGAGAAG ttgaCTAAGATAACTCGTACTGGCCCTTCTGCCTGGGAGACCAAGAAGattcttgctgtttcttttgctcCTTTGATTCAGCCTAACCACGCAGATTCAGGAAAATCAAGGCTTGTTCACTTGC cCCCAGTGGCTGTTCGCAGCCTCCAGGATCTGGCTCGCATAGCCATCCGAggaaccattaaaaaaattatacatcAAGAAACAATGagcaaaaatggaaatgggCTGAAGAACCCCCCAAGATTTAAACGAAGACGTGTGCGTCGCCGTCGCATGGAAACTATTGTTTTCTTGGACAAAGAGGTCTTCGCTAGTCGTATCTCCAACCCATCAGATGATAACAACAACTGTGAGGATATCGAGGATGAGAGAcgagaagaggaagaaactaAACCCTCTGAACTAAAGCCAGATCCTCCTGTAAACTTTCTGAGAGAAAAGGTCTTGAGTCTGCCTTTGCCTGATCCTTTGAAATATTACCTGCTTTATTACAgggaaaagtaa